From one Triticum aestivum cultivar Chinese Spring chromosome 4B, IWGSC CS RefSeq v2.1, whole genome shotgun sequence genomic stretch:
- the LOC123093648 gene encoding uncharacterized protein, with protein MADWAPVFIGLVLFILLSPGLLFQIPGKGRMVEFGNFQTSGISILVHAVIYFALIAILILAVNVHVFLG; from the coding sequence ATGGCGGACTGGGCGCCGGTGTTCATCGGGCTGGTGCTCTTCATCCTCCTCTCGCCGGGGCTGCTCTTCCAGATCCCCGGCAAGGGCAGGATGGTGGAGTTCGGCAACTTCCAGACAAGCGGCATCTCCATCCTCGTCCACGCCGTCATCTACTTCGCCCTCATCGCCATCCTCATCCTCGCCGTCAACGTCCACGTCTTCCTCGGCTGA